One Mycobacterium marseillense DNA window includes the following coding sequences:
- a CDS encoding virulence factor Mce family protein, whose product MSTIFDIRNIRLPKLSRASVIIGALVIVLALVVGYVGWRLYEKLTNNTVVAYFPAANALYPGDKVQIMGLRVGAIDKIEPAGDKMKVTFHYENKYRVPANASAVILNPTLVASRAIQLEPPYKGGPVLSDNAVIPEERTQVPVEWDQLRNSITNIISKLGPTAEQPKGPFGEVIESFANGLAGKGKQFNTTLSNLSRALTALNEGRGDFFAVVRSLALFVNALHEDDAQFVALNQNLADFTTRLAHNDTDLSNALQQFDSLLTTIRPWLDKNSEVLIYDVKNLETATNALLQPDPLNGLETALHVLPTAAANINQIYHPSHGSVVAIPSITNFANPMQFICSAIQAGSRLGYQESAELCAQYLAPILDAIKFNYPPFGLNLFSTAETLPKEVAYSEPRLQPPNGYKDTTVPGIWVPDTPTSHRNTQPGWIVAPGMQGQQVGPITAGLMTPESLEELMGGPNIEPVQSNLQTPPGPPNAYDENPIAPVIGQNPPQVPIPPPPPGPGVAPGPVAPTPAPVSAPAPNAGGPASAADFGGGQ is encoded by the coding sequence TTGAGCACCATCTTTGACATCCGCAACATTCGGCTCCCGAAGCTGTCCCGGGCGTCGGTGATCATCGGGGCCCTGGTGATCGTGCTGGCCCTCGTTGTCGGCTACGTCGGCTGGCGGCTGTACGAGAAGCTCACCAACAACACCGTGGTCGCCTACTTCCCCGCGGCCAACGCCCTTTACCCGGGGGACAAGGTCCAGATCATGGGCCTGCGGGTGGGCGCGATCGACAAGATCGAGCCGGCCGGCGACAAGATGAAGGTCACCTTCCACTACGAGAACAAGTACCGGGTGCCGGCCAACGCGTCGGCGGTGATCCTCAACCCCACCCTGGTGGCCTCGCGCGCGATCCAGCTGGAGCCGCCGTACAAGGGCGGCCCGGTGCTGTCCGACAACGCGGTGATCCCCGAGGAGCGCACCCAGGTTCCGGTCGAATGGGATCAGCTGCGCAACAGCATCACCAACATCATCTCGAAGCTGGGCCCCACTGCCGAGCAACCCAAGGGCCCGTTCGGTGAGGTCATCGAGTCGTTCGCCAACGGGCTGGCCGGCAAGGGCAAGCAGTTCAACACCACGCTGAGCAACCTGTCGCGAGCGTTGACCGCATTGAACGAGGGTCGCGGCGACTTCTTCGCGGTGGTGCGCAGCCTGGCGCTGTTCGTCAACGCGCTGCACGAGGACGACGCGCAGTTCGTCGCCCTCAACCAGAACCTGGCCGATTTCACCACCCGGCTCGCGCACAACGACACCGACCTGTCCAACGCGCTCCAGCAGTTCGACAGCCTGCTGACCACGATCCGTCCGTGGCTGGACAAGAACAGCGAAGTGTTGATTTACGACGTCAAGAACCTGGAGACCGCGACCAACGCGCTGCTGCAGCCGGACCCGCTGAACGGGCTGGAGACCGCGCTGCATGTGCTGCCGACGGCCGCGGCGAACATCAACCAGATCTATCACCCGTCGCACGGATCAGTGGTCGCCATCCCTTCGATCACCAACTTCGCGAACCCGATGCAGTTCATCTGCAGCGCGATTCAGGCCGGCAGCCGGCTGGGCTATCAGGAGTCGGCCGAACTGTGCGCGCAATACCTGGCACCGATCCTCGACGCGATCAAGTTCAACTACCCGCCGTTCGGGTTGAACCTGTTCAGCACCGCCGAGACGCTGCCCAAGGAAGTCGCCTACTCCGAGCCGCGGCTACAGCCGCCGAACGGATACAAGGACACGACCGTTCCGGGCATCTGGGTGCCGGACACCCCGACCTCGCACCGCAACACCCAGCCGGGCTGGATCGTCGCCCCGGGTATGCAGGGCCAGCAGGTCGGACCTATCACCGCGGGCCTGATGACGCCGGAGTCGCTGGAAGAGCTCATGGGTGGCCCCAACATCGAACCCGTCCAGTCGAACCTGCAGACTCCGCCGGGTCCGCCGAACGCCTACGACGAGAACCCGATCGCGCCAGTGATCGGCCAAAACCCGCCGCAGGTTCCGATACCGCCGCCACCGCCCGGGCCGGGCGTGGCCCCGGGCCCCGTGGCGCCCACACCGGCGCCGGTGTCGGCGCCCGCGCCGAACGCGGGTGGCCCGGCG
- a CDS encoding virulence factor Mce family protein, with protein sequence MRTLEPPNRVRIGLMGIAVTVLVIGVGQSFTSVPMLFAKPSYYGQFTDSGGINTGDKVRIAGVDVGKVEGLKIDGDHVKLKFSVGTNSIGTESRLAIKTDTILGKKILDVEARGNQPLRPGQTLPLGQSTTPYQIYDAFFDVTKAAQGWDIDTVKQSLHVLSETIDQTYPHLSPALDGVAKFSDTIGKRDEEVKHLLAQANQVASVLGDRSNQVDRALVNAKTLLAAFNERGQAINALLANIAAFSEQVKGFINDNPNLNHVLEQLRTLSDILVQRKDDLANGFTEVGKFLPSLNEAIASGPFFKVVLHNLALYQISQPWVDAAFKKRGIDPEDFWRSAGLPAYRFPDPNGTRFPNGAPPPAPPVLEGTPDHPGPAVPPGSPCSYTPAADGLPRPDNPLPCAGAVSGPFGGPGFPAPVDVLTSPPNPAGLPPTPGINIAGRPGDPPPDVPGTPVPLPTQAPPGARTENLAPAGPVPPPSTFAPGLPPGPPAPPGPGNQLPAPFINPGGAGGSGAAGGGSQN encoded by the coding sequence ATGAGAACCCTGGAACCCCCGAACCGGGTGCGCATCGGACTGATGGGCATCGCCGTGACGGTGCTGGTGATCGGCGTCGGCCAAAGCTTCACCAGCGTTCCGATGCTGTTCGCCAAGCCGAGCTACTACGGGCAGTTCACCGACTCCGGCGGCATCAACACCGGCGACAAAGTGCGCATCGCCGGCGTGGACGTCGGCAAAGTGGAGGGCCTGAAGATCGACGGCGACCACGTCAAGCTGAAGTTCTCCGTCGGCACCAACTCCATCGGCACCGAGAGCCGGCTGGCGATCAAGACCGACACCATCCTCGGTAAGAAGATCCTCGACGTCGAGGCCCGCGGCAACCAGCCGCTGCGCCCCGGCCAGACCCTGCCGCTGGGCCAAAGCACCACGCCCTACCAGATTTACGACGCGTTCTTCGACGTCACCAAAGCTGCCCAGGGATGGGACATCGACACCGTCAAGCAGTCACTGCACGTGCTCTCGGAGACCATCGACCAGACCTACCCACACCTGAGCCCGGCGCTCGACGGCGTGGCCAAGTTCTCCGACACGATCGGCAAGCGCGACGAAGAGGTCAAGCATCTGCTGGCCCAGGCCAACCAGGTGGCCAGCGTCCTGGGTGACCGCAGCAACCAGGTCGACCGGGCGTTGGTCAACGCGAAAACGCTGCTGGCCGCCTTCAACGAGCGCGGCCAGGCCATTAACGCCCTGCTGGCGAACATCGCCGCGTTTTCCGAGCAGGTCAAGGGTTTCATCAATGACAACCCGAACCTGAACCACGTGCTGGAGCAGTTGCGCACGCTCAGCGACATCCTGGTCCAGCGCAAGGACGACCTGGCCAATGGGTTCACCGAGGTCGGCAAGTTCCTGCCGTCTTTGAACGAGGCCATCGCGTCGGGACCGTTCTTCAAGGTGGTCCTCCACAACCTGGCCCTTTACCAGATCTCGCAGCCGTGGGTCGACGCGGCGTTCAAGAAGCGCGGCATCGATCCGGAGGACTTCTGGCGCAGCGCCGGACTGCCCGCCTACCGGTTCCCCGACCCCAACGGCACCCGGTTCCCCAACGGCGCACCGCCCCCGGCGCCCCCGGTGCTCGAGGGCACGCCCGATCACCCGGGCCCGGCCGTCCCACCGGGATCGCCGTGTTCGTACACGCCCGCGGCCGACGGGCTGCCCCGGCCCGACAACCCGCTGCCCTGTGCGGGCGCGGTGTCCGGGCCATTCGGTGGGCCGGGCTTCCCGGCGCCGGTCGACGTGTTGACGTCGCCGCCGAACCCCGCGGGCCTGCCGCCCACGCCGGGCATCAATATCGCCGGGCGGCCGGGCGACCCGCCGCCCGACGTGCCGGGAACACCGGTGCCGCTGCCGACGCAGGCGCCCCCGGGCGCGCGCACCGAGAACCTGGCGCCGGCCGGACCGGTGCCGCCGCCGTCGACGTTCGCGCCGGGGCTGCCGCCGGGTCCGCCGGCACCGCCCGGGCCCGGTAACCAGCTGCCGGCACCGTTCATCAACCCCGGCGGAGCCGGAGGTAGTGGCGCAGCGGGGGGAGGTAGCCAGAATTGA
- a CDS encoding virulence factor Mce family protein, producing the protein MKITGTLVRLSIFSVVLLIFTVMIIVVFGQMRFDRTNGYSAEFTNVSGLRAGQFVRASGVEVGKVDKVELTDGGKRARVKFNVDRSIPLYQSTRAQIRYLDLIGNRYLEIKRGQGEGADKVLPPGGFIPLSRTQPALDLDALIGGFKPLFRALDPQKVNTIASTLVTVFQGQGGTINDILDNTAQLTNQLGERDQAIGEVIKNLNVVLDTTVRHRQQFDQTVDKLEVLITGLKNHGDQQAAGFAHISNAAGTVADLLAEDRTLLHKTLNYLDAVQQPLIDQQDQLQDYLKKVPTALNMIGRAIGSYGDFVNFYACDITLKINGLQAGGPVRTVRLFQQPTGRCTPQ; encoded by the coding sequence ATGAAAATCACCGGAACCCTTGTCAGACTCAGCATCTTCTCGGTGGTGCTGCTGATCTTCACTGTGATGATCATCGTGGTGTTCGGTCAGATGCGCTTTGACCGCACCAACGGGTACTCGGCGGAGTTCACCAACGTCAGCGGCCTGCGCGCGGGTCAGTTCGTCCGCGCCTCCGGCGTCGAGGTCGGCAAGGTCGACAAGGTGGAACTGACCGACGGCGGCAAGCGCGCACGGGTGAAATTCAACGTCGACCGCTCGATCCCGCTGTACCAGTCGACGCGCGCCCAGATCCGCTACCTCGACCTGATCGGTAACCGCTACCTGGAGATCAAACGCGGTCAGGGTGAGGGAGCGGACAAGGTTCTGCCGCCCGGCGGCTTCATCCCGCTGTCGCGCACCCAGCCGGCACTCGACCTCGACGCGCTGATCGGCGGTTTCAAGCCGCTGTTTCGGGCGCTGGACCCGCAGAAGGTCAACACCATCGCGTCCACGCTGGTCACCGTGTTCCAGGGCCAGGGCGGCACCATCAACGACATCCTCGACAACACCGCGCAGCTGACCAACCAGCTCGGTGAGCGCGACCAAGCGATCGGCGAGGTCATCAAGAACCTGAACGTCGTCTTGGACACGACCGTTCGGCACCGGCAGCAGTTCGACCAGACGGTCGACAAGCTCGAGGTGTTGATCACCGGGCTCAAGAACCACGGCGACCAGCAGGCCGCCGGGTTCGCCCACATCAGCAACGCCGCCGGGACGGTCGCCGATCTGCTGGCCGAAGATCGCACACTGCTGCACAAGACGCTGAATTATCTGGACGCCGTGCAGCAGCCGCTGATCGACCAGCAAGACCAATTGCAGGATTACCTCAAGAAGGTGCCGACCGCGTTGAACATGATCGGTCGCGCCATCGGCTCCTACGGGGACTTCGTGAACTTCTACGCCTGCGACATCACCCTCAAGATCAACGGCCTGCAGGCGGGCGGGCCGGTCCGCACGGTCCGGCTGTTCCAGCAGCCGACGGGTAGGTGCACGCCGCAATGA
- a CDS encoding MCE family protein — protein MPAPIQTNAPRNPPYKWVGLVALLIAALVLGFVYGQFRGDFTPKTNLTMLAARAGLVMDPGSKVTYNGVEIGRVGKIAETVRDGKPAAKFTLEVYPRYLKLIPSNVNADIKATTVFGGKYVSLTTPANPSPQKISSHTVLDARSVTTEINTLFQTITSIAEKVDPVKLNLTLSAAAQSLAGLGEKFGQSVVNADMLLDDVNPRMPQARKDIQRLAALGDTYANASPDLFDFLNNAVVTSRTINAQQKDLDQALLAAAGFGNTGADLFTKGGPYLARGAADLVPSAELLDTYSPELFCTVRNYHDIEPKAASFLGGNGYSLNSHTQALSGLGLIANPLSLVAVAALTLGLGATAGLVGGAPNPYVWPENLPRVNARGGPGGAPGCWQPLTHDLWPAPELVMDSGNSLAPYNHLDTGSPYAIEYVWGRQVGDNTINP, from the coding sequence ATGCCCGCGCCGATCCAGACCAACGCCCCGCGGAACCCGCCGTACAAGTGGGTCGGGTTGGTGGCGTTGCTGATCGCCGCGCTGGTCCTCGGCTTCGTCTACGGGCAGTTCCGTGGCGATTTCACCCCGAAGACCAACCTGACGATGCTGGCCGCGCGGGCCGGGCTGGTGATGGATCCGGGGTCGAAGGTGACCTACAACGGGGTGGAGATCGGCCGGGTGGGCAAGATCGCGGAGACGGTGCGTGATGGCAAGCCGGCGGCCAAGTTCACCCTCGAGGTCTATCCGCGGTATTTGAAGCTGATTCCGTCGAATGTGAACGCCGATATCAAGGCGACGACGGTGTTCGGTGGGAAGTATGTGTCGTTGACGACGCCGGCCAACCCGTCGCCGCAGAAGATCTCGTCGCACACGGTGCTGGATGCGCGGTCGGTGACCACTGAGATCAACACGTTGTTTCAGACGATCACCTCGATCGCGGAGAAGGTTGATCCGGTCAAGTTGAATTTGACGTTGAGCGCGGCGGCGCAGTCGTTGGCGGGGCTGGGGGAGAAGTTCGGCCAGTCGGTGGTGAACGCCGATATGCTGCTCGACGATGTGAACCCGCGAATGCCGCAGGCGCGCAAGGACATTCAGCGGTTGGCGGCGCTGGGGGATACGTATGCGAACGCGTCGCCGGATCTGTTCGACTTTTTGAATAACGCGGTGGTGACCTCGCGCACGATCAATGCGCAGCAAAAGGATTTGGATCAGGCGTTGTTGGCGGCGGCCGGGTTCGGCAACACCGGGGCCGACCTGTTCACCAAGGGCGGGCCGTACCTGGCGCGCGGCGCGGCCGACCTGGTGCCCTCGGCGGAGCTGCTGGACACGTACAGCCCCGAGCTGTTCTGCACGGTGCGCAACTACCACGACATCGAGCCCAAGGCCGCGTCGTTCCTGGGCGGCAACGGCTACTCGCTCAACAGCCACACCCAGGCGCTGTCCGGACTGGGGCTGATCGCCAACCCGCTGTCCTTGGTCGCCGTCGCCGCGTTGACGCTTGGACTCGGCGCCACGGCCGGTTTGGTCGGCGGGGCGCCCAACCCCTACGTCTGGCCCGAGAACCTGCCCCGGGTGAACGCCCGCGGCGGCCCCGGCGGCGCCCCGGGTTGCTGGCAGCCCCTCACCCACGATCTGTGGCCCGCACCGGAGTTGGTGATGGACTCCGGAAACAGCCTCGCGCCGTACAACCACCTCGACACCGGATCGCCGTATGCGATCGAGTACGTCTGGGGCCGCCAGGTAGGGGATAACACGATCAACCCATGA
- a CDS encoding MlaE family ABC transporter permease, producing MSTAAVFRSRFPRAAENLNRYGLAAARGLDDIGQMAWFGGVALAHIPHALRNYRKETLRLIAQIGMGTGAMAVIGGTVAIVGFVTLSGSSLVAIQGFASLGNIGVEAFTGFFAALINVRIAAPVVTGIAMAATVGAGATAELGAMRISEEIDALEVMGIKSISFLATTRIMAGLVVIIPLYALAMIMSFLSPQITTTVLYGQSNGTYEHYFRTFLRPDDVFWSFLEAIIITAVVMITHCFYGYNAGGGPVGVGEAVGRSMRFSLVSVQVVVLAAALALYGVNPNFALTV from the coding sequence ATGTCGACCGCCGCCGTCTTTCGCTCCCGCTTCCCGCGGGCGGCAGAAAACCTCAACCGCTACGGCCTCGCCGCGGCACGCGGGCTCGACGACATCGGCCAGATGGCGTGGTTCGGCGGGGTGGCCCTGGCCCACATTCCGCACGCGCTGCGCAACTACCGCAAGGAAACGCTGCGGCTGATCGCCCAGATCGGCATGGGCACCGGCGCCATGGCCGTCATCGGCGGCACCGTCGCCATCGTCGGCTTCGTGACGTTGTCCGGTAGCTCCCTGGTCGCGATCCAGGGGTTCGCCTCGCTGGGCAACATCGGCGTCGAGGCGTTCACCGGGTTCTTCGCCGCGCTGATCAACGTGCGCATCGCCGCGCCCGTCGTCACCGGCATCGCGATGGCCGCCACGGTCGGTGCCGGCGCGACGGCCGAGCTGGGCGCGATGCGCATCAGCGAGGAGATCGACGCGCTGGAAGTGATGGGCATCAAATCGATTTCGTTCTTGGCGACCACCCGGATCATGGCCGGGCTGGTGGTGATCATCCCGCTGTACGCGCTGGCGATGATCATGTCGTTCCTGTCACCGCAGATCACCACGACCGTGCTCTACGGGCAATCCAACGGCACCTACGAGCACTACTTCCGGACGTTCCTGCGCCCCGACGACGTCTTCTGGTCGTTCTTGGAAGCCATCATCATCACCGCCGTCGTCATGATCACCCACTGCTTCTACGGCTACAACGCCGGGGGCGGGCCGGTCGGCGTGGGTGAGGCCGTCGGCCGATCGATGCGTTTCTCGCTGGTGTCGGTGCAGGTTGTCGTGTTGGCCGCCGCGTTGGCGCTCTATGGCGTCAACCCCAACTTCGCGCTCACGGTGTAG
- a CDS encoding MlaE family ABC transporter permease — translation MTSTSTSRRGPYLVGYVRDQLQTPLELVGGFFRMCVLTGKALFRWPFQYREFILQCWFIMRVAFLPTIMVSIPLTVLLIFTLNVLLAQFGAADLSGAGAAIGAVTQLGPLTTVLVVAGAGSTAICADLGARTIREEIDAMEVLGIDPIHRLVVPRVIAATLVATLLNGLVITVGLVGGYLFGVYLQNVSGGAYLATLTTITGLPEVVIATVKAAVFGLIAGLVGCYRGLTVRGGSKGLGTAVNETVVLCVVALYAVNVVLTTIGVRFGTGH, via the coding sequence GTGACTTCAACGTCGACGAGTCGACGGGGCCCCTACCTGGTCGGCTATGTGCGCGATCAACTGCAAACCCCGCTGGAGCTTGTCGGCGGGTTCTTCCGGATGTGCGTGCTCACCGGAAAAGCCCTGTTCCGCTGGCCTTTCCAGTATCGCGAGTTCATCCTGCAGTGCTGGTTCATCATGCGGGTGGCGTTCTTGCCGACCATCATGGTCTCGATCCCGCTGACCGTGCTGCTGATCTTCACCCTCAACGTTTTGCTGGCGCAGTTCGGCGCCGCTGACCTCTCCGGTGCCGGCGCGGCCATCGGCGCGGTCACCCAGCTCGGCCCGCTGACCACGGTGCTGGTGGTCGCCGGCGCCGGCTCGACGGCGATCTGCGCCGACCTGGGCGCGCGCACCATCCGCGAAGAGATCGACGCGATGGAGGTGCTCGGGATCGACCCGATCCACCGGCTGGTGGTGCCCCGGGTGATTGCCGCGACCCTGGTCGCCACCCTGCTCAACGGCCTGGTGATCACCGTCGGTCTGGTCGGTGGCTATCTATTCGGTGTCTACCTGCAGAACGTGTCGGGCGGGGCGTACCTGGCCACCCTGACCACCATCACCGGCCTGCCCGAGGTCGTCATCGCGACGGTCAAGGCCGCCGTCTTCGGTCTGATCGCCGGGCTGGTCGGGTGCTACCGCGGCCTGACCGTGCGCGGCGGCTCCAAGGGGCTCGGCACCGCCGTCAACGAGACCGTGGTGCTCTGCGTCGTCGCGCTGTATGCGGTCAACGTCGTGCTGACCACGATCGGCGTCCGATTCGGGACGGGGCACTGA
- the fadD5 gene encoding fatty-acid--CoA ligase FadD5, producing the protein MTAQLADHLTQQPYLARRQNWVNQLERHALMQPNATALRFLGKTLTWGDLRGRVAALADALSRRGVGFGDRVMILMLNRTEFVESVLAINMLGAIAVPLNFRLTAAEIAFLVQDCEARVIITESVLAPVATGVRDIESLLGTIVVAGGSTYDDTAKVLGYEDLVSETGESHEPVDIPNDSPALIMYTSGTTGRPKGAVLTHTNLTGQTMTGLYTNGADINSDVGFIGVPFFHIAGIGNMLTGVLLGIATVIYPLGAFEPGQLLDVLAAEKVTGIFLVPAQWQAVCAEQKAHPRDLKLRVISWGAAPAPDALLREMSERFPGTQILAAFGQTEMSPVTCMLLGEDAIRKRGSVGKVIPTVAARVVDENMNDVPIGEVGEIVYRAPTLMSGYWNNPEATAEAFAGGWFHSGDLVRMDSDGYVWVVDRKKDMIISGGENIYCAEVENVLASHPSIVEVAVIGRSHDKWGEVPIAVAAVAGDKLGLDELDEFLTERLARYKHPKALEIVDALPRNPAGKVLKTELRVRYGVAKID; encoded by the coding sequence TTGACCGCGCAATTGGCAGACCATCTGACCCAGCAGCCGTACCTGGCCCGGCGGCAGAACTGGGTGAACCAGCTCGAGCGGCACGCCCTGATGCAGCCGAACGCGACGGCGCTGAGGTTCCTGGGCAAGACCCTGACGTGGGGTGACCTGCGCGGCCGGGTGGCGGCGCTGGCCGACGCGCTGAGCCGCCGGGGTGTCGGCTTCGGCGACCGCGTCATGATCCTGATGCTCAACCGCACCGAGTTCGTCGAGTCGGTGCTGGCCATCAACATGCTCGGCGCCATCGCGGTGCCGCTGAACTTCCGGCTTACCGCGGCCGAAATCGCCTTCCTGGTCCAGGATTGCGAAGCGCGGGTGATCATCACCGAATCGGTGCTCGCCCCGGTCGCCACCGGCGTGCGCGACATCGAGTCGCTGCTCGGCACCATCGTGGTTGCGGGCGGCTCAACTTACGACGACACGGCCAAGGTGCTGGGTTACGAAGACCTCGTCAGCGAGACCGGGGAGTCGCACGAACCCGTCGACATCCCGAACGACTCGCCGGCGTTGATCATGTACACCTCGGGCACTACCGGCCGCCCCAAGGGCGCCGTGCTCACCCACACCAACCTGACCGGCCAGACGATGACCGGGCTGTACACCAACGGCGCCGACATCAACAGTGACGTCGGGTTCATCGGGGTGCCGTTCTTCCACATCGCCGGCATCGGCAACATGCTGACCGGGGTGCTGCTCGGCATCGCCACCGTCATCTACCCGCTCGGCGCGTTCGAGCCCGGGCAACTGCTCGACGTGCTGGCCGCAGAAAAGGTCACCGGGATTTTTCTGGTCCCCGCGCAGTGGCAGGCGGTCTGCGCCGAGCAAAAGGCGCACCCACGCGACCTGAAATTGCGGGTGATCTCCTGGGGCGCCGCACCGGCTCCCGACGCGCTGCTGCGGGAGATGTCGGAAAGGTTCCCCGGCACCCAGATCCTGGCCGCGTTCGGCCAGACGGAGATGTCGCCGGTCACCTGCATGTTGCTGGGCGAGGACGCGATCCGTAAGCGCGGCTCGGTCGGCAAGGTGATCCCGACGGTGGCCGCCCGGGTCGTCGACGAGAACATGAACGACGTGCCCATCGGCGAGGTCGGTGAAATCGTCTATCGCGCACCAACTTTGATGAGCGGGTACTGGAACAACCCGGAGGCGACGGCGGAAGCGTTCGCCGGCGGCTGGTTCCACTCCGGCGACCTGGTCCGCATGGACTCCGACGGTTACGTGTGGGTGGTCGATCGCAAGAAGGACATGATCATCTCCGGTGGCGAGAACATCTACTGCGCCGAGGTGGAGAACGTCCTGGCCAGCCACCCGAGCATCGTCGAAGTCGCCGTCATCGGCCGGTCCCACGACAAGTGGGGCGAGGTGCCGATCGCGGTCGCCGCGGTGGCGGGCGACAAGTTGGGGCTCGACGAACTGGACGAGTTCTTGACCGAGCGGCTGGCGCGCTACAAGCACCCGAAGGCGCTCGAGATCGTCGACGCGCTGCCGCGCAACCCGGCCGGCAAGGTGCTCAAGACTGAGCTGCGGGTCCGTTACGGAGTCGCAAAAATCGACTAA